ATCGAACAGGCAAATTTCCCGGCGGCACACGTCGAGACCGATTCCGATGCGAGCGAGCACTTCCTGCCCGATGAGATTGTCGCCGAATTGGAAGTGCGGTATCGGGAACAGCTTGCACAAGAGAAATTGCTCCAGTCGCCACATCCGATGGGGGCGAAAGCGCAATGACAGCAATCAGCGGCTGGATTCTCATCACAGGATTTCTCGCGGCAGGCGCGGCGGGTTTGTTGGGTACGCTGTTAGTTCTGCGAAAATTATCGCTGATCGGCGATGCGATTTCCCACGCGGTATTGCCCGGTATCGTCCTCGCATTCCTACTCTCCGGTTCGCGCGATCCGTTTATCATGCTCATCGGCGCTGGTGCGGTCGGACTATTGACTACGATTTTTATCGAATGGCTCCATAAACGCGGCGTCGCGGAAGACGCATCGACCGGCATTGTATTCTCGGCACTCTTCGCATTCGGCGTATTGCTCGTTTCGCTGTTCAGCGGCAATATCGATCTCGACGCCGATTGTGTTTTGTATGGCGAATTAGCACTCGTTCCACTCGCGCAGGATTTTCCGCCGGGCAGCGGCATCCCGCGTCCCACCTTTATCTTAGGCGTCGTCTATCTGGTGAATTTGCTCTTATTGGGATTGCTATACAAAGAGTGGAAAATCACGACCTTCGATGCGGCGCTCGCGACCAGTTTTGGATTTTCCGCCGGGCTTCTGCATTACTTATTGATGGGCGCGGTATCGCTCACCACCGTTGCCAGCTTTGAAGCGACCGGCGCAATTCTCGTTGTCGCGATGTTCATCGCTCCGGCGGCGAGCGCGGTCTTGCTCTTCCAACGATTATCCTTCGTATTCGTTTGGACGCAGGTGTTTGCCCTCCTCACAACGGGGTTGGGTTACCTCCTCGCACGGGCATTGGATGGCAGTATCGCCGGTGCGATGTCGACCGTCGCCGGGATTCTGTTTACCCTTACATTGGTATTTGCACCGGAGCGGGGAATTCTCGCGAAGCTTTACTCGAAACGACGATTACATCGCCGCATCGCACTCGAAGATTTAATCGGATTGCTCTACCGCTTGGAAGAGAAGGGGGAAGGGGCGCGCGGTCACGCATTGGAAGCGTCGCTGGTATCGCGGGCGAAACATGCCGGTTTAGTGGAACAGACCAGCCACGGGTGGATGCTTACTGCGAA
This sequence is a window from bacterium. Protein-coding genes within it:
- a CDS encoding metal ABC transporter permease; translated protein: MTAISGWILITGFLAAGAAGLLGTLLVLRKLSLIGDAISHAVLPGIVLAFLLSGSRDPFIMLIGAGAVGLLTTIFIEWLHKRGVAEDASTGIVFSALFAFGVLLVSLFSGNIDLDADCVLYGELALVPLAQDFPPGSGIPRPTFILGVVYLVNLLLLGLLYKEWKITTFDAALATSFGFSAGLLHYLLMGAVSLTTVASFEATGAILVVAMFIAPAASAVLLFQRLSFVFVWTQVFALLTTGLGYLLARALDGSIAGAMSTVAGILFTLTLVFAPERGILAKLYSKRRLHRRIALEDLIGLLYRLEEKGEGARGHALEASLVSRAKHAGLVEQTSHGWMLTANGKQVGHSLVRSHRLWESFLETEFQLPADHTHATADEVEHFLSAADRSVLERLLSFRTIDPQGKPIPKE